One stretch of Armatimonadota bacterium DNA includes these proteins:
- the rfaD gene encoding ADP-glyceromanno-heptose 6-epimerase codes for MVTGGAGFIGSALIWQLNRDGNDDILVVDQLGSGEKWRNLAGLRFHSYLHKDEFIRRIRLQDAAFDGVRQVAHLGARSATTELDADYLLENNTRYTHDLAEWALRIGARFVYASSAAVYGDGSQGFSDSETLLPRLRPLNKYGYSKLRFDVQAARAGLLQHIAGARFFNVFGPNEYHKGPMRSMVLKAWEQLSESGSIKLFRSYRPEYADGGQMRDFIYVRECAEILARLLDRPKLNGIYNIGSGRAETWNDLAAAVFGAAGKQGSVEYIDMPGDLRNQYQYCTQADMTRLHQAGIPWHPWTLGAAVTDYVRNYLNRGCARLDWREDAAHSA; via the coding sequence GTGGTGACCGGCGGCGCCGGCTTCATCGGCAGCGCCCTCATCTGGCAGCTGAACCGCGACGGGAACGACGATATCCTGGTCGTGGACCAGCTCGGCTCCGGCGAAAAGTGGCGCAACCTGGCCGGCTTGCGGTTCCACAGTTACCTGCACAAAGACGAGTTCATCCGGCGGATTCGCCTGCAGGATGCCGCGTTCGATGGCGTTCGGCAAGTGGCTCACCTTGGCGCCCGCTCAGCCACAACCGAGCTCGACGCCGACTACCTGCTGGAGAATAACACGCGCTACACCCACGACCTCGCGGAATGGGCGCTGCGAATCGGTGCGCGGTTTGTATATGCCAGCAGCGCCGCCGTCTATGGCGATGGCAGCCAGGGGTTCTCCGATTCCGAAACGCTGCTGCCTCGCCTGCGTCCGCTAAACAAGTACGGCTACAGCAAGCTCCGCTTCGATGTGCAGGCGGCGCGGGCCGGGCTGCTGCAGCACATCGCCGGCGCGCGGTTCTTCAACGTCTTCGGGCCAAACGAGTATCACAAGGGCCCGATGCGCAGTATGGTCCTCAAGGCCTGGGAGCAGTTATCGGAAAGTGGGTCTATAAAACTGTTTCGTTCGTACCGTCCGGAGTACGCCGATGGCGGTCAAATGCGCGACTTCATCTACGTGCGGGAGTGCGCGGAGATACTTGCGCGCCTGCTCGATCGCCCCAAGCTGAACGGCATCTACAACATTGGCTCCGGCCGGGCGGAAACCTGGAACGATCTCGCTGCGGCAGTTTTTGGCGCCGCCGGAAAGCAGGGATCTGTTGAATACATCGATATGCCCGGCGACCTGCGGAATCAGTACCAGTATTGCACCCAGGCCGACATGACCCGCCTCCATCAAGCCGGCATTCCGTGGCACCCCTGGACCCTCGGCGCCGCCGTGACCGACTACGTACGGAACTACCTGAACCGTGGCTGCGCGCGGCTGGATTGGCGGGAGGATGCAGCCCATTCGGCGTGA
- a CDS encoding MBL fold metallo-hydrolase — protein MKPQRVFAMLAVAAALNSGMLAVSLAAASRRSPLVITFLDVGQGDAAVVQTPAGHVMLIDTGGIHPEGDNEGRRTVAPFLRYRGIWRTDVMILTHPHLDHIGGAALVLSQFPDRVVIDDSVDESLPQVQQIRREAASDNAAYLTAAPGEQIDFGDGVVAHILGPTALEEMGTPNNASVVVRLTYGRTAVLFMGDAEAPEEQELLASGQALGCNVLKVGHHGSKTSSTPELLARAHPQVAVISVGAHNRYGHPSPSVVRRLNQDGIRVYRTDINGAVRCTSDGATITATPMQRSPHA, from the coding sequence GTGAAGCCGCAGCGGGTATTTGCCATGCTTGCGGTAGCTGCGGCGCTCAACTCGGGCATGCTGGCCGTGTCGCTTGCAGCAGCATCCCGCAGATCGCCACTTGTCATCACGTTCCTCGACGTGGGTCAGGGAGACGCGGCGGTGGTTCAAACGCCGGCCGGGCACGTGATGCTGATCGACACCGGGGGCATACATCCGGAAGGGGATAACGAAGGCCGCAGGACGGTGGCGCCATTTTTGCGTTACCGCGGGATTTGGCGGACCGACGTGATGATCCTCACCCATCCGCACCTCGATCACATCGGCGGAGCTGCGCTGGTGCTGAGCCAGTTTCCTGATCGCGTCGTCATCGACGACTCTGTGGATGAATCGCTGCCACAGGTGCAGCAGATACGCCGCGAAGCCGCGAGCGACAATGCCGCGTACCTCACGGCCGCTCCCGGCGAACAGATTGACTTCGGCGACGGTGTGGTTGCGCACATCCTGGGTCCAACTGCTCTGGAAGAGATGGGAACGCCGAACAACGCCAGCGTCGTGGTGAGGCTTACCTATGGGCGAACCGCGGTACTCTTTATGGGCGACGCCGAAGCGCCGGAAGAGCAGGAGCTGCTTGCCTCGGGACAGGCGCTCGGTTGCAACGTGCTCAAGGTTGGGCATCACGGCAGCAAAACCTCGTCCACGCCGGAACTGCTGGCGCGCGCCCACCCGCAGGTCGCGGTGATCTCGGTTGGCGCCCATAACCGCTACGGGCACCCTTCGCCATCGGTCGTTCGGCGGCTGAACCAGGATGGGATTCGGGTCTATCGTACCGACATCAACGGCGCCGTGCGTTGTACCAGCGACGGCGCAACCATTACCGCGACACCAATGCAGAGATCGCCGCATGCCTGA
- a CDS encoding ComEC family competence protein, with protein MLFALCLGLGISAAFWLPVAPWILLGMFALLALFATVMRAPRRRWLLLIVAAGFATLGAFRYAIAAGIPQGDISRLAPAQVRVVGLVASSVTPDHADADPALLGARFILQVRRLITLNGRRINRPVAGSIFVRVPLRDTGETYSRHAPRPGDLIQIDGSLEVPPAQRNPGGFDERQWLADQGVFATMHVEFSFDWRRERPSRWDFGALAARSDALLLSHARASMQPADAQALAGILIGQRAGMPPATRDIFDRTGASHVLATAGLHVGLLALGLLLMVRIVGVPRRAGLLVVISALVLYSQMAGARAAVCRAVILAVLYLGAQVFEREPDAATSLAIAALILLLAQPAALFQVGFQLSFVVVITLALAAPWMEAAVRGYKRRRNRRPIRRLLSGLGLVVGETAIIATSAQVGAAPLTAYYFHQVQTLSIPANTLVVPVVGPVMACASAASLASLITPVVARPFDAAAHLLLVWITGALRLCSRSWWASLGISPPPPLLIAGLYALLWWALWRFRPDRQSDSIAGAQQ; from the coding sequence GTGTTGTTCGCCCTGTGCCTCGGTCTCGGCATCAGCGCCGCGTTCTGGCTGCCTGTCGCGCCGTGGATACTGCTCGGCATGTTCGCTCTGCTCGCGCTATTCGCCACAGTTATGCGCGCTCCTCGCCGGCGCTGGTTACTGCTGATCGTCGCCGCTGGTTTTGCCACACTCGGCGCCTTCCGTTACGCCATCGCAGCCGGCATTCCGCAAGGCGACATTTCGCGCCTCGCTCCAGCGCAGGTTCGGGTCGTCGGCTTGGTGGCATCCAGCGTGACTCCCGATCACGCCGACGCCGACCCGGCACTGCTCGGCGCCCGGTTCATCCTCCAGGTCCGGCGTCTCATCACGCTGAATGGCCGCCGCATCAACCGGCCGGTTGCGGGCTCAATATTTGTGCGGGTGCCGCTGCGCGATACCGGAGAGACGTACTCGCGACATGCGCCGCGCCCGGGCGACCTGATCCAGATTGATGGTTCCCTGGAGGTACCGCCTGCGCAGCGCAACCCCGGAGGTTTCGATGAGCGGCAGTGGCTGGCGGATCAGGGCGTATTCGCCACGATGCACGTGGAGTTCAGTTTCGATTGGAGACGTGAACGACCATCACGCTGGGATTTCGGCGCTCTCGCCGCCCGCTCCGATGCCTTGCTGCTATCCCATGCCAGGGCATCCATGCAGCCGGCCGACGCACAGGCGCTTGCGGGCATCCTCATCGGTCAGCGTGCCGGCATGCCGCCGGCAACGCGCGATATCTTCGACCGCACCGGCGCATCTCACGTGCTCGCTACGGCCGGTCTTCACGTTGGCCTGCTCGCGCTGGGACTTTTGCTCATGGTACGCATCGTCGGCGTCCCACGGCGTGCAGGCCTTCTCGTGGTCATCTCAGCGCTGGTGCTCTACTCCCAGATGGCGGGCGCCCGCGCCGCCGTCTGCCGCGCCGTTATTCTGGCGGTGCTCTACCTGGGCGCGCAGGTATTTGAGCGCGAGCCGGACGCTGCCACGTCGCTGGCGATCGCCGCGCTGATTCTGCTTCTGGCGCAGCCGGCGGCTCTCTTTCAGGTCGGCTTCCAGCTCTCATTCGTGGTGGTCATCACGCTGGCCCTCGCAGCCCCCTGGATGGAAGCCGCGGTGCGCGGCTATAAGCGCCGCAGAAACCGCCGCCCGATCCGGCGCCTGCTGTCCGGCCTGGGGCTGGTTGTAGGTGAGACGGCAATCATTGCAACATCTGCCCAGGTCGGCGCCGCACCGCTCACGGCCTACTACTTCCACCAGGTGCAGACACTCTCGATTCCGGCAAACACTCTAGTGGTGCCTGTGGTTGGGCCGGTAATGGCGTGTGCTTCCGCGGCCTCACTGGCATCGCTCATCACCCCGGTTGTGGCGCGCCCGTTCGACGCTGCAGCGCATCTGCTGCTGGTATGGATCACAGGCGCACTGCGTCTCTGCAGCCGCTCATGGTGGGCATCGCTCGGCATATCTCCACCTCCACCGCTGCTCATCGCCGGCCTGTACGCGCTGCTTTGGTGGGCGCTCTGGCGCTTCCGCCCGGACCGGCAAAGCGATTCCATCGCGGGAGCACAGCAGTGA
- a CDS encoding DUF721 domain-containing protein translates to MPRTSPVAARRRRSDTVSQVLESLLRRMPSSLRLRLRQAMAAQHWDEVVGPQVAAATRIVAIRNGVITVRTRSGPWAQDVALHAAYIVDKLNERLGGKLVEKLVFQAYGLDPLPEPPPAATPQDLAAQPLTAAQQAALVAGVDALPSDIPEEWRQRAVRCMTNHARVTAWRLDHGWQRCSRCGSLSPFTGAICRACHQAEAAR, encoded by the coding sequence ATGCCTCGCACTAGCCCGGTTGCCGCTCGCCGTCGGCGCTCCGATACCGTATCCCAGGTGTTGGAGAGCCTGCTCCGACGCATGCCGTCGTCGCTCCGGCTTCGTCTCCGGCAGGCGATGGCGGCGCAGCATTGGGACGAGGTAGTCGGCCCTCAGGTGGCTGCGGCGACACGCATTGTGGCGATAAGAAACGGCGTCATCACGGTGCGTACGCGCAGTGGGCCGTGGGCACAGGATGTGGCGCTCCACGCCGCTTACATCGTGGATAAGCTAAATGAGCGACTCGGCGGCAAACTCGTAGAGAAACTCGTCTTTCAGGCCTATGGCCTGGATCCGCTGCCGGAGCCGCCGCCCGCCGCCACGCCACAGGACCTGGCAGCTCAGCCGCTTACGGCAGCACAGCAGGCCGCCCTGGTCGCCGGAGTCGATGCCCTCCCGAGTGACATTCCTGAAGAGTGGCGGCAAAGAGCAGTACGCTGCATGACCAACCATGCTCGCGTCACCGCGTGGCGGCTCGATCATGGCTGGCAGCGATGCTCACGCTGTGGTTCGTTGTCGCCGTTCACCGGCGCCATCTGCCGGGCATGCCATCAGGCCGAGGCCGCGCGTTAA
- the recF gene encoding DNA replication/repair protein RecF: MRLVSLSCSAFRSYPELAWQPADGINLLCGANAQGKTNLLEAIYLLATSRSPRSTRESDLIFRDSPGAQLGAVVESQAAGRVEVELGIYRDSPKRVTINGSPAPRLIDILGRINAVYFGASDLRVVQSDPSERRRFLDLEIAQASPAYAIHLIRYREAHAQRNHLLRSLRDSGRDGEDAGLEAWNLRLAQCGSAVSLRRWQFINVMAPLAAQLYADLCSTPHCFSVRYAANVPVPDEPTAERMEQAFLDRLERVQPDEIRRGVTLAGPHRDDLVMTIDGADARHFGSQGEQRTAALALKLAEFKMLEEQLGEPPILLLDDVMSDLDRQRRTKLLELALGAGQTMITGADIAELARTVPRQCTIWRVTMGAVIRGAEDVELRMAESHASH; the protein is encoded by the coding sequence ATGCGGCTTGTCTCACTCTCCTGTTCGGCGTTTCGCAGTTACCCTGAACTTGCGTGGCAGCCCGCCGACGGCATCAACCTGTTATGCGGCGCAAACGCGCAGGGTAAAACGAACTTGCTGGAGGCCATCTACCTGCTTGCCACCAGCAGGTCGCCACGCTCCACGCGCGAATCCGATCTCATCTTTCGCGACTCCCCCGGCGCGCAACTGGGAGCCGTGGTGGAGAGCCAGGCTGCAGGGCGCGTTGAGGTGGAGCTAGGTATCTACCGTGATTCGCCGAAGCGTGTCACCATCAACGGATCTCCCGCGCCACGTCTGATCGACATTCTGGGCCGTATCAACGCGGTCTATTTCGGCGCGTCGGACCTGCGTGTTGTTCAGAGCGACCCGTCGGAGAGACGGCGGTTTCTCGATCTCGAAATTGCGCAGGCCAGTCCGGCGTATGCCATCCATCTGATCCGTTATCGCGAAGCCCACGCGCAGCGCAACCACCTGCTGCGCAGCCTGAGGGATTCGGGCCGTGACGGCGAGGATGCCGGCCTCGAGGCCTGGAACCTGCGGCTGGCTCAGTGCGGAAGCGCGGTGAGTCTGCGGCGATGGCAGTTCATCAACGTGATGGCGCCACTGGCCGCCCAACTCTACGCCGACCTCTGCAGCACTCCACACTGCTTCTCGGTGCGGTACGCGGCAAACGTTCCCGTACCCGATGAACCTACGGCAGAGCGGATGGAACAGGCATTTCTCGACAGACTGGAGCGGGTACAGCCGGATGAAATACGGCGTGGTGTAACACTCGCCGGACCGCACCGCGATGACCTGGTGATGACGATTGACGGCGCCGACGCCCGCCATTTCGGTTCGCAGGGCGAGCAGCGTACTGCAGCGCTTGCGCTGAAACTTGCGGAGTTCAAAATGTTGGAGGAGCAGTTGGGCGAGCCTCCGATCCTGCTGTTGGACGACGTGATGAGCGATCTCGACAGGCAGCGTCGCACGAAGTTGCTGGAACTCGCGCTGGGCGCCGGGCAGACGATGATAACCGGCGCCGATATTGCCGAGCTTGCCCGCACGGTTCCGCGACAGTGCACCATATGGCGCGTGACAATGGGCGCGGTAATACGGGGCGCGGAGGATGTTGAGCTGAGGATGGCGGAGAGCCATGCCTCGCACTAG
- the dnaA gene encoding chromosomal replication initiator protein DnaA, with translation MNPDAVGSDIDQSDRLLAAWGDFLELVARQVTHTSYTAWIRTAIPMSWEGSTVLLAASSPFHKTWLERRCRTKIEAVLSFCLETPNIRLEVCEPPEEVLAELRSRVPHCATAMATAPDQPILTLDVQAQEQPASRGQQAAAHRRISFCSGITPNLGYTFGGFVTGAANRMARAAALAAANRPGDGPNPIFIYGKPGLGKTHLLHAIWLHLHETRPETRVALVSGEAFVQDFVKSLGSHTEERFRNRYRQVDVWLLDDIQFLADKNRSREEFFHTFNAIYEGRRQLVFASDRTPEELSGMDDRIKTRLRAGLVVDIAPPDAAHRLAILEAWNRRNDSVIAEDALAAVAELDFASVRELEGAASKIVVWQSLYGTRVTPTQLPDILRGYNPGGAFKLPPPTLEGVVAAVAERTGITALTLRGATREATVVRVRHMAMSLAREMMPYLSTAAIGQYFNHRDHSSVLYACRRWNAARLSNPTLAACEMDLRQLFTPGG, from the coding sequence GTGAATCCTGATGCTGTTGGGTCCGATATTGATCAAAGTGACCGTCTGCTCGCTGCATGGGGCGACTTCCTCGAGCTTGTTGCCCGGCAGGTAACACACACCAGCTACACCGCATGGATTCGTACCGCAATCCCCATGTCATGGGAAGGCTCAACGGTTCTCCTGGCTGCCTCCTCGCCGTTTCACAAGACCTGGCTGGAACGAAGATGCCGCACCAAAATCGAGGCCGTCTTGAGTTTTTGCCTCGAAACTCCGAACATCCGCCTCGAAGTCTGCGAACCGCCGGAGGAGGTCCTCGCTGAACTTCGCTCCCGCGTCCCCCACTGCGCCACGGCGATGGCGACAGCGCCGGATCAGCCGATCCTCACCCTGGACGTGCAGGCGCAAGAGCAGCCGGCGTCGCGAGGGCAACAGGCCGCCGCGCACCGCCGCATCTCTTTCTGCAGCGGAATCACGCCAAACCTTGGCTACACCTTTGGCGGGTTTGTAACCGGCGCCGCAAACCGCATGGCTCGCGCCGCCGCCCTGGCAGCGGCAAACCGACCCGGAGATGGGCCGAACCCCATCTTCATCTACGGCAAGCCGGGCTTGGGTAAAACCCACCTCCTACACGCCATCTGGCTCCATCTGCACGAAACCCGCCCCGAAACACGGGTGGCTCTGGTTTCGGGCGAGGCTTTCGTTCAGGACTTCGTCAAATCGCTCGGGTCTCATACCGAGGAGCGGTTTCGCAACCGCTATCGTCAGGTAGACGTGTGGTTGCTGGATGACATTCAGTTTCTGGCAGACAAAAACCGCTCGCGGGAAGAGTTCTTTCACACCTTCAACGCGATTTACGAGGGCCGGCGCCAGTTGGTATTCGCAAGCGACCGGACCCCCGAAGAGCTTTCCGGCATGGACGACCGTATCAAGACCCGCCTCCGGGCCGGTCTGGTTGTTGATATCGCTCCACCCGATGCCGCGCATCGCTTGGCCATCCTCGAGGCATGGAACCGCCGCAACGACTCCGTGATCGCAGAGGACGCACTGGCGGCGGTAGCCGAGCTCGACTTTGCCAGCGTTCGTGAACTGGAAGGCGCTGCCAGTAAGATTGTGGTGTGGCAATCGCTGTACGGCACAAGGGTCACCCCAACGCAGTTGCCCGACATTCTCCGTGGATATAATCCGGGCGGTGCGTTCAAACTGCCGCCACCAACGCTGGAAGGCGTTGTGGCTGCGGTAGCAGAACGCACCGGCATTACCGCGCTTACCCTGCGTGGCGCTACACGAGAGGCCACGGTCGTTCGGGTACGACACATGGCGATGTCGCTCGCGCGCGAAATGATGCCGTACCTCTCAACAGCCGCCATTGGCCAGTACTTCAATCACCGCGACCACTCCAGTGTGCTCTACGCCTGCCGCAGGTGGAACGCCGCACGTCTCAGCAATCCCACACTGGCGGCTTGTGAGATGGACTTGCGCCAGTTATTCACACCCGGTGGGTGA
- a CDS encoding phage holin family protein, with the protein MIRKWLIGLAGNALALFILAEVVRGIYLKWQHPVAFLTVLLVFSLVNSLVRPIIMFFVWPINCLTFGLLGFCLNVFLFFLVGQLDPAVFHVRGPISALIGSVLMGVISGAIGYLLRDRRDRAAE; encoded by the coding sequence ATGATACGCAAATGGCTGATCGGGCTTGCCGGCAATGCGCTGGCGCTCTTCATTCTCGCAGAGGTGGTCCGCGGCATCTACCTCAAGTGGCAGCACCCGGTGGCATTCCTCACCGTCCTCCTGGTGTTCAGCCTTGTCAACTCACTCGTGCGGCCGATTATCATGTTCTTCGTCTGGCCCATCAACTGCCTGACGTTCGGACTGCTTGGCTTTTGCCTTAATGTGTTTCTCTTCTTCCTGGTGGGCCAACTGGACCCGGCGGTGTTCCACGTGCGCGGTCCCATAAGCGCGCTCATCGGGTCCGTCCTTATGGGCGTCATCTCCGGCGCGATCGGCTACCTTTTGCGCGATCGCCGCGACCGCGCGGCGGAGTAA
- a CDS encoding GNAT family N-acetyltransferase has protein sequence MTRLAVTVTSLEMLEPPAQAEELSFPPGTRIVRANPPSLSFYRFLYNAVGGPWMWYERNALSDDALAHEVQDGRVEVHVLYRNGDPAGYAELDRRIENNVELAYFGLRQAYMGQGLGWKLLRWAIAEAWCSQPSRVWVHTCTLDAPAALGLYKKAGFLPFREEAIEIDYPPEVRPGR, from the coding sequence GTGACGCGGCTGGCGGTGACCGTCACCTCGCTCGAAATGCTGGAGCCGCCGGCGCAGGCGGAGGAGTTGTCGTTCCCACCCGGCACCAGGATTGTCCGCGCCAATCCGCCGTCCCTGTCGTTCTACCGCTTTTTATACAATGCCGTAGGCGGCCCGTGGATGTGGTACGAGCGCAACGCACTCTCCGACGACGCGCTCGCGCACGAAGTGCAGGATGGGCGCGTGGAGGTGCACGTGCTCTACCGCAACGGCGATCCGGCGGGCTACGCGGAGTTGGACCGCCGAATCGAAAACAACGTGGAACTGGCATACTTCGGGCTTCGTCAAGCCTACATGGGGCAGGGTCTGGGATGGAAACTGCTCCGTTGGGCCATCGCTGAGGCGTGGTGCAGCCAACCCTCGCGAGTCTGGGTGCATACCTGCACGCTCGACGCGCCGGCCGCCCTGGGTTTGTACAAGAAGGCCGGGTTCTTACCGTTTCGCGAGGAGGCGATCGAGATCGACTACCCGCCAGAAGTCCGTCCAGGCAGATAG
- a CDS encoding Gfo/Idh/MocA family oxidoreductase — translation MPAKPVRIGMMSFAHMHAWSYASSVKSRGDTELAGVADHDADRAARMAQAFESRAYPSYEALVADPAIDAVIVCPENVRHRALVEMAAKAGKHVLCEKPLATTVADAQAMIAACSGAGVHLMTSFPCRFSPMMTRLKQMVDSGRPGEILAIRGTNRGRNPGGWFADPAESGGGAMLDHTVHVVDLMRWLLHDDVKTVFAETSNGIKHTAIEDVAFLSFTFHSGVFATLDASWSRSRAFPTWGDVTMEVVTTGGALSMDMFSQNLVLYGEKSGGVSWHNWGANIDDDMVAAFANSVLTGAPPPITGEDGLKAVSVALAAYRSAALHQPVEVAAA, via the coding sequence ATGCCCGCAAAACCGGTTCGTATCGGCATGATGTCATTCGCACACATGCACGCCTGGAGCTACGCGTCGTCGGTAAAAAGTCGCGGCGATACCGAGTTGGCCGGTGTGGCCGACCACGACGCCGACCGCGCCGCGCGAATGGCGCAGGCGTTTGAATCCCGGGCATACCCTTCCTACGAGGCGCTGGTTGCCGATCCCGCAATCGATGCCGTGATTGTTTGCCCGGAAAACGTAAGACACCGTGCTCTGGTGGAGATGGCCGCCAAAGCAGGCAAGCACGTTCTGTGCGAAAAACCGCTGGCAACCACGGTCGCAGATGCTCAGGCGATGATCGCGGCATGCAGCGGCGCCGGCGTCCACCTGATGACCTCTTTCCCCTGCCGCTTCTCACCCATGATGACCCGGCTGAAGCAGATGGTTGACAGTGGGCGGCCCGGCGAGATTCTGGCTATCAGAGGCACGAACCGTGGACGCAATCCGGGAGGCTGGTTCGCCGACCCCGCGGAAAGTGGCGGCGGAGCCATGCTGGATCATACCGTCCACGTAGTGGATCTCATGCGGTGGCTCCTGCACGACGACGTAAAGACGGTGTTTGCCGAAACGAGCAACGGCATCAAGCATACTGCCATTGAGGACGTGGCGTTCCTCAGCTTCACGTTTCACTCGGGGGTGTTTGCCACCCTGGATGCCTCATGGTCGCGCTCGCGGGCGTTTCCAACTTGGGGCGATGTCACCATGGAGGTGGTCACCACAGGCGGAGCGCTGAGCATGGACATGTTCTCACAAAACCTTGTGCTTTATGGCGAGAAGAGCGGCGGCGTCAGCTGGCACAACTGGGGGGCAAACATCGATGACGACATGGTGGCGGCATTCGCCAACTCCGTCTTGACCGGGGCGCCACCGCCGATAACCGGCGAGGATGGCTTGAAGGCCGTCTCCGTCGCGCTTGCCGCATACCGATCCGCCGCACTCCATCAACCGGTGGAGGTCGCCGCGGCGTGA
- the surE gene encoding 5'/3'-nucleotidase SurE: MRILVTNDDGVYSPGLLALKQSLSNLGEVVVVAPDRPRSATGHAITLHKPLRIRAVKLPDGSMAHAVNGTPADCVVLGYHIVMEQRCSVVASGINPGANLGWDVNYSGTVAAALEGAILDVPSFAISIVTEVEPDDVDYSLAAGFAVRVARSIEGDSALKRVCLNVNVPEGSRADLRSVAITRQGSQQYENGIDVTKDPAGKPCYWFGGVLLSGESEPGTDVAAIREHRISVTPLGLDLTAHALLPELEDWKLD, translated from the coding sequence ATGCGCATACTGGTTACCAATGATGACGGCGTGTACTCGCCCGGCCTACTTGCCCTCAAGCAGTCACTTTCGAACCTGGGCGAGGTGGTCGTGGTGGCGCCGGACCGGCCGCGAAGCGCTACCGGGCACGCGATAACGCTCCACAAGCCGCTCAGGATCCGCGCCGTGAAGCTGCCGGATGGCAGCATGGCTCATGCGGTGAACGGCACTCCTGCGGACTGCGTGGTGCTGGGCTATCACATTGTGATGGAGCAGCGATGCTCGGTGGTAGCCTCCGGCATCAATCCGGGAGCGAATCTGGGTTGGGATGTGAACTACAGCGGAACTGTCGCGGCTGCGCTGGAGGGAGCCATTCTCGACGTACCATCGTTTGCGATCTCCATCGTCACCGAGGTCGAGCCGGACGATGTGGACTACTCGCTGGCAGCCGGTTTCGCGGTGCGCGTCGCGCGCAGTATCGAGGGCGACTCCGCTCTGAAGAGGGTGTGCCTGAACGTGAACGTGCCGGAGGGATCGCGCGCCGACCTCCGCTCCGTCGCCATCACCCGCCAGGGCAGCCAGCAGTACGAAAACGGGATCGACGTGACTAAAGATCCTGCCGGAAAGCCGTGTTACTGGTTCGGCGGGGTGCTGCTCAGTGGCGAGTCGGAGCCCGGGACCGATGTTGCTGCCATTCGGGAGCACCGGATATCCGTTACACCGCTTGGGCTGGACCTAACCGCGCATGCCCTTCTGCCGGAGCTTGAAGATTGGAAGTTGGACTGA